One window of Sulfurospirillum sp. 1612 genomic DNA carries:
- a CDS encoding EAL domain-containing protein, with translation MSKTTKLFFDSFLILLAICLFISIENALETLSIGLIIALMCAILFDFITTIAKPIILKTPDDSAHKAYMEVFENSASIAKLGLDFHIKYVNRSFSQLTLSTKEECLQKKLDSFLEGQNEVVSEIHETLRQNQTWDGVITLTTKHNNHAHIKCTIKPIPNEIGDAAEYLLVAHDLTELTISKQLVRTKMYRDNHTQLPNRVQLIEDKVALLNKQEMTLMLFNIDSFQAINSIYGNQIGDEVLIATAHWLKMHMPCKLAKLYKFEADVFAIFIPAHYDNDALKNYLNDVSKKISEEGLVCSGIGINITFTIGAVQSKTDLLKFASIAYKVAKKEQKAFWIYDIASNKDEEYLQNVKIINIIKKSLSHNGIVPYFQPIFDIKNKKIDKYETLIRIKKEDGSVHLPYEFLDIAKHSKLYPTLSRDIIGKAFDAFRFSSNEFSINLSFLDVSNAHTIDFIFNKMNEYTIGSCVVFEILESEGIHNYATVLKFIEKAKSYGAKIAIDDFGSGYSNFERLVKLQPDYIKIDGGLIKNIDKNEDMKIITQTIVDFSKKLGAKTIAEYVHSKEIFDIIKEMGVDFAQGYYIGKPSPNLENDNTLKF, from the coding sequence ATGTCTAAGACCACTAAATTATTTTTTGATTCTTTTTTGATCCTCTTAGCTATTTGTCTATTTATCTCCATTGAAAATGCTCTTGAAACCCTTTCTATTGGTCTTATTATTGCACTCATGTGTGCAATCTTGTTTGATTTTATCACCACAATCGCCAAACCCATCATATTGAAAACCCCTGATGACAGTGCACATAAAGCATACATGGAAGTCTTTGAAAACAGTGCTTCTATCGCAAAATTAGGGCTTGATTTTCATATAAAATACGTCAATCGTTCTTTTTCTCAATTAACACTCAGCACCAAAGAGGAGTGTCTGCAGAAAAAATTAGATAGTTTTTTAGAAGGACAAAACGAAGTCGTGAGTGAAATACATGAAACATTACGCCAAAACCAAACGTGGGATGGCGTGATTACATTGACGACGAAACACAACAATCATGCGCATATCAAGTGTACTATCAAACCCATCCCCAACGAAATCGGTGATGCGGCTGAATATTTACTCGTCGCTCATGATCTCACAGAACTCACTATCAGCAAGCAACTTGTGCGCACCAAGATGTACCGTGACAATCATACACAATTACCCAATAGAGTCCAACTCATTGAAGACAAGGTTGCATTACTCAATAAACAAGAGATGACATTGATGCTCTTTAATATCGACTCATTTCAAGCCATCAACAGTATCTATGGCAATCAAATTGGTGATGAAGTACTGATAGCGACGGCTCATTGGCTCAAAATGCATATGCCATGCAAACTGGCAAAATTGTATAAATTTGAAGCCGATGTTTTTGCTATCTTTATCCCTGCACACTACGACAATGACGCACTCAAAAATTATCTGAATGATGTCTCTAAAAAAATCTCAGAAGAAGGACTCGTCTGCTCAGGAATCGGCATCAATATCACCTTTACTATCGGTGCGGTACAGAGTAAAACAGACCTGTTAAAGTTTGCATCTATCGCATACAAAGTAGCCAAAAAAGAGCAGAAAGCTTTCTGGATTTATGACATTGCAAGCAACAAGGATGAAGAATATTTACAAAATGTCAAGATTATCAATATCATCAAAAAATCTTTATCACACAATGGCATCGTCCCTTATTTCCAGCCTATATTTGATATTAAAAATAAAAAAATTGATAAATATGAAACGCTCATACGCATCAAAAAAGAGGATGGCTCGGTCCATTTACCTTATGAATTTTTGGATATTGCCAAACATTCAAAACTCTATCCCACACTCTCACGTGACATCATTGGCAAAGCCTTTGATGCGTTTCGATTTTCATCCAATGAATTCTCAATCAACCTCTCCTTTTTAGATGTATCCAATGCTCACACGATAGATTTCATCTTTAATAAGATGAATGAATATACCATAGGTTCGTGTGTCGTTTTTGAAATTTTAGAGAGCGAAGGTATTCACAACTATGCAACCGTTTTGAAGTTTATAGAAAAAGCAAAATCTTATGGAGCGAAGATTGCCATTGATGATTTTGGAAGTGGCTATTCAAACTTTGAACGATTGGTCAAACTGCAGCCTGATTACATCAAAATAGATGGAGGCTTGATTAAAAATATAGATAAAAACGAAGATATGAAGATTATCACGCAAACAATCGTCGACTTTTCTAAAAAGCTTGGAGCAAAAACCATTGCAGAGTATGTCCATTCTAAAGAAATTTTTGATATAATCAAAGAGATGGGCGTTGACTTTGCACAAGGTTATTATATCGGGAAGCCTTCTCCTAATCTTGAGAATGACAACACTTTGAAATTTTAA